From the bacterium genome, the window CGTACTCAAGGGCTGTTGTCTCAAAGGTAGTATCGTCTATGCTGCACCAGACGACTTTCGACTGAAATGCCTTGCCGGTGGAATCGATTCTGCACTTCACCCAGACTTCCGCATGCGGGGAGGCTTTGCAGGAATCAGTTGCGGCGGGTTTCAGCATGGTGATCGGCGGAAACGTGAAATCGCCGGGGTCGATGGTCTTGCACTCTTTCGGCGGGTTCTTGCGGTAGTGGCCGGCGTCAGCCGACTGCGCTAGCGTCGATGACAGCAAAACAATCACGGCCAACAATCGAATCATCAGAATCTCCCAGACGGCAGTGTTCATTGGAAGACTAAAAGATGTCAGGGCCTGATGCAAGCAACTTCTCTGTACATACCTTATGAACTCATCGTATATTCGAAATGTATGCCTCGCTACTACCTCATCTACGATGATAGCTGTCCGATCTGTCTGGCCTCGATAGATCGATTGAGAAAGATCGATACACTCGGGATTGTTGAGCTTGTTCCACTCTCCGATCCGCGACTTCCGCACGGCCAGAGCCTGCCGCCGCAGCATGAATTGAAGAACGCAGTTCACCTATTTGATGATTCCGGTCAAATGTATCGCGGTGCGGAAGCTGTGGCGCAGGTGATGTCGATTTTTCCAACGACGGCGTGGATCAGCAGGATAATGGGCTGGCCGGGAATACGTCAGCTCGCGCGAGTGATATATGGTGTAGTAGCGAGAAACAGGGTGAAGCTCTCGAAAGCCGTGGCGCGGTAGTTTACTTCCGGAAGTGTTTGATCACCTTCTGGTGTAACTTCCCATTGGTCGCGGCGAATGTTTTGATCCCCAGAGAGAATGGTCTTCCGAAAAGGTCCGAGGTAGAACCACCTGCTTCTTCGATGATGCAGACAAACGGGGCAACATCAACCGGCTTGATCTGAGCCTCAATTACAATCTCCAATCTTCCCGATGCCAACAGATGATACGGCCAGAGATCTCCGAAGGCGCGCTGGCGTGCTGTCGCATGGAGTAGATTGAGCAGGTTTGGTTCACGTTTGGACTTATGAAATGAGTTGACCGAGCTAAAACTGATCATAGCATCGCGAAGTGAAGATTTGGCAGAGACAGTAACCCGGTTGCCGTTCAGCATGGCGCCGGAGCCGCGTTCTGCCCAGAGCCGTTCATTGAGGAGTGGGACATTGGATATCCCCAGTACGACATGTTCATCGTGCGCCAGGGCGATCAAGTTTCCCCAGAGTGGGATTCCGGCGATATAATTCCGGGTGCCATCGATCGGGTCGATTATCCAGGTGAATTCCGAGCTGGTCTTGCGGTGGCCGGATTCTTCGCCAAAAATGGCATGATTCGGGAAATGCTTCCTGATGACCTTGATGGCGGCCTTTTCGGCGGAGATATCGGCGATCGTGACCGGTGACTTGTCGGCTTTGGTGCGGACTTTCGGTTTCTTGTAGTAATATTCAACCGTCACACGCTCCATCGCGTTGACCGCCTCCATGGCTACCTGCAGAAATCTGGACATTGCGTTTCCTTGTAAAGAGTAAGCCGTCTTGCAGGACTAGAATCGAGGATAGTCGAGGGAAAGTCAAGGAGAGTCAGTCGTCAGAGTGAAATGAGCATTGACTCGGAGCAGAATCCAGGGCCGAGCGCCGAGATGAGGCCATGGCCGCCCGGATCGGATTGCCGCTGCATGAAGCGTTCGAGGACAAAAAGGACTGAGACGGACGACATATTGCCGTAGTCACGAAGGATCTCTTCTGATAAGGCGAGTTCGTTGCCGGTGAAGCCGAGTGCCTGACGGTATGCATCGATGACCTTCATCCCGCCGGGGTGGAATAGATAGGCCTTGATATCATCCATTCGCAGCTCATGCTTGTTCAGGAAATCCGAAAAATCCTGTTTTGCGTTGGCCGCGACAATATCCGGGATGCGCTGGGCAAAAACGACCTGCAGCCCCTGTGACACAACATGCCAGCCCATGACATCGAGTGAATCGGGGTAAAAGCGGCTCTGGGTGCCAAGGATCGAATATCCCCCAAGGGAGACCTCATCGCCGCAGACCAGCACAGCGGCGGCTCCTTCGCCAAAGAGGGCGGTAGCGACCAGATTGCTTCGAGAGAAATCATCGGGAATAAACGTCAGGCCGCAGAGTTCGGCGGCCACCAGCAGGATCCGATCGCGCGGGTGCCCCAGCGCATGATGATAGGCGTGGGAGAGACCAGCAACACCGCCAGCACATCCGAGACCCCAGATCGGGGTCCGTCGGATATCCTGCCTGCAACCGAGCAGGTTTATCAGGCGGGCATCGATTGACGGCGTGGCCAGACCGGTAGTGTTGACATAGATGATGTAGTCAATTTCAGTCGGCGCGAGGTGATTACGTTCGAGAAGGCGGCGGGAAGCATCGAGACAGAGGTTGGTGGCCGACTCGATGTAGACTTCGTTTTTCTCAGCGATCGTATGCGGTTCAAGGTGCCAGTTCACCGGCCGACTGAAATAGCGGGTGTTGATACCTGCGTTGGCAAAGACCTGCATCATGCGGTGCAGGTCGCCGATCTTTGTGCCGAAATGGTGTTGCGCAAACTGAGCCGCCTCGGATTGCGGCACCCGATAGGGAGGGAGAGCGATGGTGACTCCGCAGATCTTCGGCATATGCTTGCTCGCCTGGTTTCGGTCTCAGTCTACCGGTTAGTAGTTGCCGCGATTCGGTACAATACAGATGAACTCGAATTCTTCGTCGTACGGATTCTCAAACTGATGTTCGGTATTCGGCGGGACGAAGGCGAAATCCTTTTCGGTCAGTTCATGCACCTGATCGCCGATCCGGAGACGTCCGCGACCTTTGACGATATGATTGATATGTTCCCAGTCATGCTGGTGACGGGGGGTGAAGCCACCGGGCTGGAGGCGGAAAACGCGGAGAGTGTGGTCGGTCCAGCCCTCGGTGCCGCCGATGACATTGCACTTGGTCGCTTTGGAGACACCGGTCATATTGATCTCGGTCATTTTCATGTCAGTATATTTGACGACAGGCATTGGTCCTCCTGGGTTATGCTACAATATATACAATCTGAGGGATAAAAAAAGACCCGCGTTGGAGATCAAAGCGGGTCTGTCGCAGCACGATCCTGTGCTGCAAAGGTTTGGCAGGACGCTTAGCGGCCGGAGCGCGAAGACTTGCGGCTGCGGCTGCGGCGAGCGGTCCAACGAGTGGTACGAGCGTAGCGCACTTTCGGGACCTTATTGAAGCGACGATTGACAACCTTCGTCACGCCAGTGTTGCCCTTCCAATTGGAGGGATTGACCTTCTTGATGTTCAGCGAGGAAGCTTTGTAGCGGACGCTGTACACGGTACGGCCGAGCTGACGAGCGACCCAAGTGGTCTCGTTGACGCGATAGAATTTGCGCATGAAAGCGATGTCTTTCGCGGTCCACGGCTTGCCACCCTGCTTCGCACGGCTGGTGAAACGAGTGCGAACGGACGCACGGTTGCTGGAACGGGTTCTCTTGAAAGCCATTGTGAACTCCTTTAATGAGCGTTGACGATTGCGAACCGTGACATGGCTGAGTCCACGTTCGCTCTTTAGTGCAATTTCTATACTTTGTATCGGCACTGATTTAAGATACTTAACCATATGTCGTTAGCTTTCTGAGCAGGCTTGCCGGGTTGAGCTTGTACTCATGAGTCGAATTTTGCGACCGCAAAAACTGATCGCACTTTCTATCAAGACTGATGAACAACCATTCATCGCAGAGCAGGAGGTAGTGAATCGATGCCTGTAACGTATTCCCCAGTAATGGGTTAGGCGAGCTAGGGCGGAGTCGGTAGTCGTCTCAACTGCCTGTGAATCAGCGGGTTTGAAGTTGCTACTCACTTTGAAAGGGCATAGATTGAGGCCGCGAGTCAAGCATGACCATGAAACGACATTACCTCTCCATCTCACTTTTTTTAACGGTCGCGGCCGCGGTCATCTTCCTTTTCTATAAACTGCTCGCGCCATTTTTCGCGCCGCTGATGTGGGCGACCGTGTTTGCGATCCTCTTTCATCCGCTGTACAAGAGATTACTCAAGCGAGTCAAGCGGCCCGGGCTCGCATCGATACTGATCCTCTTCCTCATCATCATAGTGATCATTGGACCAGTCGTACTTCTGTCGGTGATGCTGGTTGAACAGGCGGCGAGTGCTGTTCAACGGGTGACGGAAATGCGCCAGTCCGGTCAACTGGACACAATCTGGT encodes:
- a CDS encoding DUF393 domain-containing protein is translated as MPRYYLIYDDSCPICLASIDRLRKIDTLGIVELVPLSDPRLPHGQSLPPQHELKNAVHLFDDSGQMYRGAEAVAQVMSIFPTTAWISRIMGWPGIRQLARVIYGVVARNRVKLSKAVAR
- a CDS encoding inositol-phosphate phosphatase, yielding MSRFLQVAMEAVNAMERVTVEYYYKKPKVRTKADKSPVTIADISAEKAAIKVIRKHFPNHAIFGEESGHRKTSSEFTWIIDPIDGTRNYIAGIPLWGNLIALAHDEHVVLGISNVPLLNERLWAERGSGAMLNGNRVTVSAKSSLRDAMISFSSVNSFHKSKREPNLLNLLHATARQRAFGDLWPYHLLASGRLEIVIEAQIKPVDVAPFVCIIEEAGGSTSDLFGRPFSLGIKTFAATNGKLHQKVIKHFRK
- a CDS encoding type III polyketide synthase, which gives rise to MPKICGVTIALPPYRVPQSEAAQFAQHHFGTKIGDLHRMMQVFANAGINTRYFSRPVNWHLEPHTIAEKNEVYIESATNLCLDASRRLLERNHLAPTEIDYIIYVNTTGLATPSIDARLINLLGCRQDIRRTPIWGLGCAGGVAGLSHAYHHALGHPRDRILLVAAELCGLTFIPDDFSRSNLVATALFGEGAAAVLVCGDEVSLGGYSILGTQSRFYPDSLDVMGWHVVSQGLQVVFAQRIPDIVAANAKQDFSDFLNKHELRMDDIKAYLFHPGGMKVIDAYRQALGFTGNELALSEEILRDYGNMSSVSVLFVLERFMQRQSDPGGHGLISALGPGFCSESMLISL
- a CDS encoding cupin domain-containing protein; protein product: MPVVKYTDMKMTEINMTGVSKATKCNVIGGTEGWTDHTLRVFRLQPGGFTPRHQHDWEHINHIVKGRGRLRIGDQVHELTEKDFAFVPPNTEHQFENPYDEEFEFICIVPNRGNY